One window of the Candidatus Methylomirabilota bacterium genome contains the following:
- a CDS encoding enoyl-CoA hydratase-related protein, which yields MGYQTVLYEVKEGVGRITLNRPEAYNALNLTLGRELFQAALEADEDRAVRCIVITGAGKAFCAGGDVKDFADNPERIGILVKELTTYLHGAVSRLARTMKPVIMAVNGIAAGGGMSLALAGDLVVAAESTRFTMAYSKIAASPDGSSSYFLPRMIGLRRALELHYTNRVLSAREAMEWGLVNRVHPDAEFSGAVGALARELAQGPTQAFGRAKLLFHQSTQESLETQMELEAQAIAASGHTEDFRNGVVAFAKKQPVTFSGR from the coding sequence ATGGGCTATCAGACGGTTCTGTATGAGGTGAAGGAGGGGGTCGGGAGGATCACGTTGAATCGTCCGGAGGCGTACAACGCGTTGAATCTGACGCTGGGGCGCGAGCTGTTCCAGGCCGCGCTGGAGGCGGACGAGGATCGGGCGGTGCGGTGCATCGTGATCACCGGGGCGGGGAAGGCGTTCTGCGCGGGCGGCGATGTGAAGGACTTCGCCGACAACCCGGAGCGCATCGGGATCCTCGTGAAGGAGCTGACCACCTACCTGCACGGCGCGGTGTCGAGGCTGGCGCGCACCATGAAGCCGGTGATCATGGCGGTCAACGGGATCGCGGCGGGCGGCGGGATGAGCCTCGCGCTGGCCGGGGACCTGGTGGTGGCGGCGGAGTCCACGAGGTTCACGATGGCCTATTCGAAGATCGCCGCCTCGCCCGACGGCTCGTCGTCGTACTTCCTGCCGCGCATGATCGGCCTGCGCCGGGCGCTCGAGCTGCACTACACCAATCGCGTGCTCTCCGCGCGCGAGGCGATGGAGTGGGGGCTGGTCAACCGCGTGCACCCCGACGCCGAGTTCTCGGGCGCGGTCGGCGCGCTCGCGCGCGAGCTGGCGCAGGGGCCGACCCAGGCCTTCGGCCGGGCCAAGCTCCTCTTCCACCAGTCCACCCAGGAGAGCCTCGAGACCCAGATGGAGCTGGAGGCGCAGGCCATCGCGGCGAGCGGGCACACCGAGGACTTCCGCAACGGGGTGGTGGCGTTCGCCAAGAAGCAGCCGGTGACCTTCAGCGGTCGGTGA